The Candidatus Hydrogenedentota bacterium genome has a segment encoding these proteins:
- a CDS encoding PIG-L family deacetylase yields MAAAPPGEDGVLRIIVFGAHPDDCELKAGGVAALWSDLGHQVKFVSVTNGDIGHHEMAGGPLAQRRTREVEAAAKILGIETEVLDHHDGELMPTLEIRKQIIRLIRDWKADVVISPRPNDYHPDHRYTAILVQDAAFMVTVPFICPDTEPLRKNPVFLYLWDHFQKPYAFEPDVVVGIDQSIERKLEALGMMPSQFAEWAPWHGDYEDEVPADPEEARKWIAERFRTRMMGPAQRYTGELARWYGAEKAAGISYAEAFEICEYGRQPSEAELRVLFPFFPEPAASE; encoded by the coding sequence ATGGCCGCGGCGCCGCCCGGCGAGGACGGCGTCCTGCGTATCATTGTCTTCGGGGCCCACCCGGACGATTGCGAGTTGAAGGCCGGCGGCGTCGCCGCGCTCTGGTCGGATCTCGGGCACCAGGTGAAGTTTGTGTCCGTTACCAACGGCGATATCGGCCACCACGAAATGGCCGGGGGCCCGCTGGCGCAGCGCCGCACGCGGGAGGTGGAGGCCGCCGCGAAAATCCTCGGCATCGAGACCGAGGTGCTCGATCACCACGATGGCGAGCTGATGCCGACGCTGGAAATTCGCAAGCAGATCATCCGCCTCATCCGCGACTGGAAGGCCGACGTGGTCATCAGCCCGCGCCCGAACGACTATCACCCCGACCACCGCTACACGGCGATCCTGGTGCAGGATGCGGCGTTCATGGTCACCGTGCCCTTTATCTGCCCGGATACCGAGCCCCTGCGGAAGAATCCGGTGTTCCTGTATCTCTGGGATCACTTCCAGAAGCCCTACGCGTTTGAGCCCGACGTCGTGGTCGGGATTGACCAGAGCATCGAGCGCAAGCTGGAGGCGTTGGGGATGATGCCGTCTCAGTTTGCGGAGTGGGCTCCGTGGCACGGGGACTACGAGGACGAAGTGCCCGCGGATCCGGAAGAGGCCCGCAAATGGATCGCCGAGCGCTTTCGCACGCGCATGATGGGCCCCGCCCAGCGGTATACCGGCGAGCTGGCCCGGTGGTACGGCGCGGAGAAGGCGGCTGGAATTTCCTACGCCGAGGCCTTCGAGATCTGCGAGTACGGCCGGCAGCCTTCGGAAGCGGAGCTGCGCGTGCTGTTTCCGTTCTTCCCGGAGCCCGCCGCGTCCGAGTAA
- a CDS encoding alpha/beta fold hydrolase, with protein MTAAARKAALLARLNEHPFRPAWWLRNKHAQTIWGPKFGRAPRIPYDRQIWNTPDGDDLSVYVYRGEPEKPWVLLMHGLEGCIGSYYIPRLNRDFHAIGWNVATLIFRSCDGRINKTKRIYHMGETGDLDFVVSDMPARLGVAHLYIAGMSLGANVLCKWLGEYGEGVPGIVRGAAALSPPFQPEHAIEQFENTFFGVYRRYFLKTLIRKAIEKERQFPGSIDLEKVRNCTSFHTYDTEVTARLHGFRDARHYWEEVGCHQFLKDIRVPTMLLTAEDDAFNPAHTIPRAIADASDYLIPQWPARGGHGGFVAGRWPWRPRYWMDEQVLRFFTALESGA; from the coding sequence ATGACCGCCGCCGCGCGCAAGGCAGCCCTGCTCGCGCGCCTGAATGAGCATCCTTTCCGCCCGGCCTGGTGGCTGCGCAACAAGCACGCGCAGACCATCTGGGGGCCGAAGTTTGGCCGCGCGCCGCGCATCCCCTACGACCGCCAGATCTGGAACACCCCGGACGGCGACGATCTCTCCGTGTACGTTTACCGGGGGGAACCGGAGAAGCCCTGGGTGCTGTTGATGCACGGCCTGGAAGGCTGCATCGGCTCCTACTACATCCCCCGGCTCAACCGCGACTTCCACGCGATCGGCTGGAATGTCGCCACGCTCATTTTTCGGTCCTGCGACGGGCGCATCAACAAGACCAAACGCATCTACCATATGGGCGAGACCGGCGATCTCGATTTTGTCGTTTCGGATATGCCCGCGCGGCTCGGCGTGGCGCACCTCTATATCGCCGGCATGTCGCTCGGCGCGAATGTCCTTTGCAAGTGGCTCGGCGAATACGGCGAGGGCGTCCCCGGGATTGTGCGCGGGGCCGCCGCGCTCTCGCCGCCGTTCCAGCCGGAACACGCCATCGAGCAGTTTGAGAACACGTTCTTCGGGGTGTACCGGCGCTATTTCCTGAAGACGCTCATCCGCAAGGCGATTGAGAAAGAGCGCCAGTTCCCCGGCAGCATTGATTTGGAGAAGGTCCGCAACTGCACCAGCTTCCACACCTACGACACCGAAGTCACCGCGCGCCTCCACGGCTTCCGGGACGCGCGGCACTACTGGGAGGAGGTCGGTTGCCATCAGTTCCTGAAGGATATCCGCGTGCCCACGATGCTGCTTACCGCCGAGGACGACGCCTTCAACCCGGCCCACACCATTCCGAGAGCGATCGCGGACGCTTCGGACTACCTGATCCCGCAGTGGCCCGCGCGCGGCGGGCACGGCGGGTTTGTGGCGGGCCGCTGGCCGTGGCGGCCCCGCTACTGGATGGACGAGCAGGTGTTGCGTTTTTTCACGGCACTGGAGTCGGGCGCTTGA
- a CDS encoding bifunctional alpha/beta hydrolase/class I SAM-dependent methyltransferase, giving the protein MSALEPSEQYFETCDGTKLFYRAWIPEPRPDRALILFHRGHEHSGRWQDFIEHIGLHDFGIFAWDARGNGNSEGPRDYADYFGVYAKDAEAFVRHVSAQNDIPLENMVAVGQSVGAAVVSAWVHDYAPPIRGMVLAVPALRIRLYMPLAIPLLRLGLATKLVATVPSYVKARVLTHDPDEIAAIDSDPQITHAISNNVLLDLHDTATRLLDDAGAIQTPALMLLAGRDWVVKKSACRRFYDRLGSWHKAIVEYPDFYHGVYHERDRHLPIARTREFVLEIFDKSPHRPDLTEAHKRGYTREEYDKLSLPLPCCSPKRILYGTLKTLMRWPGAMSDGIRLGWESGFNSGRTLDYIYENRAGGQNAFGRLVDRVYLDGIGWRGIRIRGKNMESLIRETVERLNEASIPVHIVDIAAGAGRYLLQTLSQLGRAGLSAHLRDMEPKNLAQAEKLAQELGLSGITFESANAFDRESLAKLSPQPSLAIVSGLYELFPDNEMILDSLRGLSDAMAPGSFLIYTNQPWHPQLELIARVLCDWDGRPWIMRRRTQAEMDALVSAAGFTKTRMEIDRWGIFTVSVARKA; this is encoded by the coding sequence ATGAGCGCACTTGAACCATCCGAACAGTACTTCGAAACGTGCGACGGGACGAAACTGTTCTATCGCGCATGGATTCCGGAACCGCGTCCGGACAGAGCCCTGATTCTGTTTCATCGCGGCCACGAGCATTCGGGGCGCTGGCAGGACTTTATCGAGCACATCGGCCTGCACGATTTCGGAATTTTCGCCTGGGACGCCCGCGGGAACGGCAATTCCGAGGGGCCGCGCGACTATGCCGATTACTTCGGCGTATACGCGAAGGATGCCGAGGCGTTTGTCCGGCATGTTTCCGCTCAAAACGATATCCCCCTGGAGAACATGGTGGCGGTGGGCCAGAGCGTGGGCGCCGCGGTGGTGAGCGCCTGGGTACACGACTATGCGCCGCCTATCCGCGGCATGGTGCTGGCCGTTCCCGCATTACGTATTCGTCTGTACATGCCCCTCGCCATCCCCCTGCTTCGCCTGGGGCTGGCCACTAAGCTGGTCGCAACGGTTCCGAGCTACGTAAAGGCCAGGGTCCTGACCCATGACCCGGACGAAATCGCCGCGATTGATAGTGACCCGCAAATAACCCACGCAATCTCCAACAATGTCCTGCTGGACCTGCACGACACGGCCACCCGGCTCCTGGACGACGCGGGAGCCATTCAAACACCGGCACTGATGCTTCTGGCGGGCAGGGATTGGGTCGTGAAAAAATCCGCCTGCCGGCGCTTCTATGACCGCCTCGGCTCGTGGCACAAGGCCATCGTGGAGTATCCAGACTTCTACCATGGCGTCTACCACGAGCGCGATCGCCATCTGCCGATCGCGCGCACACGCGAATTCGTGCTGGAAATCTTCGACAAGTCCCCGCACCGGCCTGATCTCACAGAGGCGCATAAGCGCGGCTACACCCGTGAGGAGTATGACAAGCTCTCGCTGCCCTTGCCCTGTTGCTCGCCGAAACGAATTCTGTATGGGACACTGAAAACGCTGATGCGCTGGCCCGGCGCCATGAGCGATGGCATTCGCCTCGGCTGGGAATCCGGTTTCAACTCCGGACGGACGCTCGACTACATCTACGAAAACAGGGCCGGCGGCCAAAACGCATTTGGCAGACTTGTGGACCGCGTCTATTTGGACGGCATCGGTTGGAGGGGTATAAGAATTCGCGGCAAGAACATGGAGTCGCTCATACGTGAAACCGTAGAACGGCTCAATGAAGCGAGTATTCCCGTCCATATCGTAGATATCGCCGCGGGCGCTGGCCGCTACTTGCTGCAAACCCTCAGTCAGCTCGGCCGCGCCGGGCTTTCCGCGCACCTCCGGGACATGGAACCAAAGAATCTCGCACAGGCGGAGAAACTGGCTCAGGAACTCGGCCTTTCCGGCATTACCTTTGAATCGGCCAACGCCTTTGATCGCGAATCCCTGGCGAAATTGTCGCCCCAACCCAGTCTGGCCATTGTTTCGGGCCTGTATGAACTCTTCCCAGACAACGAAATGATTCTTGACTCGCTCCGCGGGCTTTCGGACGCCATGGCCCCGGGAAGTTTTCTGATTTACACCAACCAGCCATGGCACCCACAGCTCGAATTAATCGCGCGCGTACTATGTGACTGGGATGGCCGGCCATGGATCATGCGGCGGCGCACCCAGGCCGAGATGGACGCGCTCGTATCGGCGGCGGGTTTCACAAAAACGAGAATGGAAATTGATCGATGGGGAATTTTCACAGTATCTGTGGCCCGAAAAGCCTAG
- a CDS encoding dual specificity protein phosphatase family protein: protein MYFAWELQIPLITWFIIPYMSIDLFFVGAPFLCGDRERAVLAKRVTLGILIAGLFFMAMPLRLGYGRQEPDGALGAIFALLFSFDPPYGNLFPSLHITLRTILADVYARHTRGWLRAAVVVWFSLVGFSTIFTHQHHLADVAGGFVLAAFCLHYFREENAAGGAVPNVRVGHLYAAAAFVCAVAAIRLAPWGAFLIWPAASFGTVAAGYYRYGGRVYGKVDGRIPLSSLVALAPCILGQYLSLQYYRRQCNDWDEVVRGVFLGRALTNKGAARAIGNGVTAVLDVTAEFSENAVFRAIKYHNLPVLDLTAPTQEQLIDGATFIKEELRHGAVYVHCKIGYSRSSAFVAAYLIESGTAHSVPEAIALIRKKRPAAVVRKEIVDALEELYGNLNKACSVSCT, encoded by the coding sequence ATGTACTTCGCGTGGGAACTGCAAATCCCGCTGATTACCTGGTTCATCATTCCCTACATGTCGATCGATTTATTCTTCGTCGGCGCACCGTTTCTCTGCGGCGATCGGGAACGCGCGGTTCTCGCCAAACGCGTGACCCTGGGCATCCTGATCGCGGGACTGTTCTTTATGGCCATGCCGTTGAGGCTCGGATACGGGCGGCAAGAGCCCGACGGCGCGCTTGGCGCGATCTTCGCCCTGCTTTTCAGCTTTGACCCGCCCTACGGGAATCTCTTTCCGTCGCTACACATCACGCTGCGCACGATACTCGCGGATGTTTACGCGCGCCACACCCGCGGATGGTTGCGCGCCGCCGTCGTAGTATGGTTCAGCCTTGTTGGGTTCTCCACCATCTTCACCCACCAGCATCATCTCGCGGATGTTGCCGGCGGTTTTGTACTTGCGGCCTTCTGCCTTCACTATTTCCGTGAAGAAAACGCGGCGGGCGGGGCTGTCCCGAACGTTCGCGTCGGGCATCTTTATGCCGCCGCCGCGTTCGTGTGCGCCGTAGCCGCTATCAGGCTGGCGCCCTGGGGCGCATTCTTGATATGGCCTGCGGCCAGCTTCGGCACGGTCGCCGCCGGCTACTATCGCTACGGCGGAAGAGTCTACGGCAAGGTGGATGGCCGGATCCCGCTGAGCTCCCTGGTAGCGCTCGCTCCATGCATACTCGGCCAGTACCTGTCGCTCCAGTATTACCGGCGCCAATGCAACGACTGGGACGAGGTTGTCCGGGGGGTATTCCTCGGTCGCGCTTTGACAAATAAAGGCGCCGCCAGGGCCATTGGAAACGGGGTTACCGCCGTGCTCGATGTAACAGCCGAATTCTCGGAAAACGCAGTATTCCGGGCCATAAAATACCATAACCTCCCAGTGCTCGACTTGACCGCGCCCACGCAGGAGCAACTCATAGACGGGGCCACGTTTATCAAGGAGGAATTGCGGCACGGAGCCGTCTACGTGCACTGCAAGATAGGATATTCGCGAAGCTCAGCATTTGTCGCGGCATATTTGATTGAGTCCGGTACAGCCCATTCTGTACCGGAAGCCATAGCGCTCATCCGCAAAAAGCGACCGGCCGCCGTTGTGCGAAAAGAAATCGTGGACGCCCTGGAAGAGCTTTACGGAAACCTGAACAAAGCGTGCTCGGTCAGTTGTACTTAG
- a CDS encoding sulfatase — MKRRIPAQSVLYTLVLALGAPLNAFAVDGSRPNIVIIMADDMGYGDLGCYGSTINKTPNIDRLAEAGLRFTDFHTSGPMCSATRAGMLTGRYQQRYGANFDGALSGESNVPGEGLPLDAVTFAEVLQAQGYATALFGKWHLGYAPPLTPPNQGFDEFRGFMTGDGDHHTHIDRSGNPDWWNGDQLEADEGYNADLLTDYSIDFVQRHKERPFLLFVSHLSIHFPWQGPNDPPQRVAGTSYHDDKWGIIPDRSNIQPHVKAMVENLDANTGRLLDAIRAAGIAENTLIIFTSDNGGYITYGEDFKNISSNGPLRGQKTELWEGGHRVPAIFVWPGKIKPGVTDATGHSTDLFPTFARLAGASVASMALDGLDINPLLFEGQPLPDRQLFYRKDKAGAVRSGPWKLVHDGTTPQLFNLDNDIGETNDLAAEMPEKTAELMTAWRIWETDVNKSAAKYN, encoded by the coding sequence ATGAAACGTCGAATTCCGGCCCAGTCTGTCCTTTATACGTTGGTCCTCGCGCTGGGCGCGCCCCTGAACGCCTTCGCGGTGGACGGATCGCGACCGAACATCGTAATCATTATGGCGGACGATATGGGCTACGGCGATTTGGGTTGCTACGGCAGCACGATCAACAAGACCCCCAACATCGACAGGCTCGCGGAAGCCGGATTGCGGTTCACCGATTTCCATACCTCCGGGCCGATGTGCTCCGCGACGCGCGCGGGCATGCTCACGGGCCGCTATCAGCAGCGCTACGGCGCGAACTTTGATGGCGCGCTGTCGGGGGAGTCGAATGTGCCGGGCGAGGGCCTGCCCCTCGATGCGGTGACCTTCGCGGAGGTGTTGCAGGCGCAGGGCTACGCCACCGCGCTCTTTGGCAAGTGGCACCTGGGCTACGCGCCGCCGCTGACGCCGCCGAACCAGGGTTTCGACGAGTTCCGGGGCTTCATGACCGGCGATGGCGACCACCACACGCACATTGATCGATCCGGCAATCCCGACTGGTGGAACGGCGACCAGCTCGAAGCGGACGAGGGGTACAATGCCGACCTCCTCACGGACTACAGCATCGACTTTGTCCAGCGGCACAAGGAGAGGCCCTTCCTGCTCTTCGTGTCGCACCTCTCCATCCACTTTCCGTGGCAGGGGCCGAATGACCCGCCGCAGCGCGTCGCCGGCACGAGCTACCACGACGACAAGTGGGGGATTATACCCGACCGGAGCAATATCCAGCCGCACGTGAAGGCGATGGTGGAGAACCTCGACGCGAACACCGGCCGCCTGCTGGACGCGATTCGCGCGGCGGGCATTGCGGAGAACACCCTGATCATCTTTACCTCCGACAACGGCGGCTATATCACCTACGGCGAGGACTTCAAGAACATTTCGAGCAATGGCCCGCTTCGCGGCCAAAAGACCGAGCTCTGGGAGGGGGGCCACCGCGTTCCCGCGATCTTCGTCTGGCCCGGCAAGATCAAGCCGGGCGTCACCGATGCGACGGGGCATTCCACCGATCTCTTCCCGACCTTCGCCCGGCTTGCGGGCGCGTCCGTGGCAAGCATGGCGCTGGACGGCCTCGACATCAACCCGCTGCTCTTTGAAGGTCAGCCGCTGCCCGACCGCCAGCTCTTCTACCGCAAGGATAAGGCCGGGGCGGTGCGATCCGGCCCCTGGAAACTGGTGCACGACGGAACCACGCCGCAGCTCTTCAACCTGGACAACGACATCGGCGAAACCAACGATCTTGCGGCGGAAATGCCGGAGAAGACGGCGGAGCTGATGACCGCGTGGAGAATCTGGGAAACCGACGTGAATAAGAGCGCGGCTAAGTACAACTGA
- a CDS encoding type II toxin-antitoxin system RelE/ParE family toxin, translating to MDEIFDFIALHDAFEKAEHVFHKLHELIDGLNVLPSRGVHPPELAEQGITDYRETFFKPYRIFYRIERKTVFVVMVADGRRNMQKLLQRRLLQS from the coding sequence ATGGATGAGATCTTTGATTTCATCGCCCTGCACGATGCCTTTGAAAAGGCCGAACACGTATTCCACAAGTTGCACGAATTGATTGACGGCTTGAATGTGCTCCCGTCCCGCGGGGTGCATCCCCCAGAACTCGCGGAGCAGGGAATAACGGACTATCGTGAGACCTTCTTCAAGCCGTATCGAATCTTTTATCGAATCGAGCGTAAGACGGTCTTCGTCGTCATGGTGGCGGATGGCCGGCGGAACATGCAAAAGCTGCTCCAGAGAAGGCTTCTCCAGAGCTGA
- a CDS encoding CDP-alcohol phosphatidyltransferase family protein: MDNYAPKSRRPIAEAFRRTANSAVNICVRWGIHPDTVSYLSIVFAALAGLCFLRASSYPILLLVAPLFCYIRLWLNMLDGMVALASGKASPHGEIVNEVPDRVSDILIFAGIAHSGLCFLPLGYWAALLAVFTAYVGIFGQAVGVQREFSGIMAKPWRMVVAHLGAWLALSEHWSGADWCLPLGLTMMDCALVVVIGGCAQTIYIRLSRIVHSLNRQSAEPDGE; this comes from the coding sequence ATGGACAACTACGCACCCAAATCTCGCCGCCCAATCGCGGAGGCGTTCCGACGAACTGCAAATTCCGCGGTAAACATATGCGTCAGGTGGGGCATTCATCCAGACACCGTCTCCTATCTTTCCATCGTTTTCGCCGCCCTTGCCGGGCTATGTTTCCTGCGCGCCTCGTCCTATCCCATTCTGCTCCTGGTGGCGCCCCTCTTCTGTTACATTCGGCTCTGGCTCAATATGCTGGACGGCATGGTGGCCTTGGCATCGGGAAAGGCGAGCCCCCATGGTGAGATCGTTAATGAGGTGCCGGATCGCGTTTCCGATATCCTGATCTTCGCCGGGATCGCGCACAGTGGACTCTGCTTCCTGCCCTTGGGCTATTGGGCCGCCCTGTTGGCCGTATTCACCGCCTACGTGGGGATTTTTGGACAAGCCGTGGGCGTCCAGCGGGAGTTCAGCGGTATCATGGCAAAGCCCTGGCGCATGGTCGTAGCGCATCTCGGCGCCTGGCTTGCCCTTTCGGAACACTGGTCGGGTGCGGACTGGTGCCTCCCGCTCGGCCTGACCATGATGGACTGCGCGCTCGTCGTAGTGATTGGTGGATGCGCGCAGACGATCTACATCCGGCTGTCTCGCATCGTGCACTCCCTGAATCGCCAGAGCGCGGAGCCAGATGGCGAATGA
- a CDS encoding alanine racemase: protein MSCPPLDHIPTPCLLLDEAALNRNLARMSRRALDAGVDLRPHCKTAKCLEVAMRATAGHSGAIAVATMKEAEFFAANGFSDILYTVNLEPSKIERIAPLQEAGARVSAVLDSAAAAHAIAAAQHRLAGPLEIFLELDSGTHRTGFLPGDSEILEAARILEAAPKLALRGTLAFGGKGYAADRVEGTRAAAEAERRAATDAAEAIRAADIDCPDVSIGSTPTRTLGDSLEGVTEIRPGVYVFMDLMQVKLHVCDYSDIAVTVLARVIAHNQRENRIYIDAGALALSNDPGIRPPDGPYAPYGLLRDPETGGPIFGLGVFNVNQEHGFVQCADPEAPFPFDDFPLGAPVRVFPNHVCHTAGSHDRYHVIGPDGSLIGEWKRVTGW, encoded by the coding sequence GTGTCCTGCCCCCCGCTAGACCATATCCCCACGCCCTGCCTGCTCCTCGATGAGGCCGCGCTGAATCGCAACCTTGCGCGGATGAGCCGGCGCGCGCTGGACGCGGGCGTCGATCTGCGGCCGCATTGCAAGACGGCGAAATGCCTCGAGGTTGCGATGCGGGCGACGGCGGGCCATTCGGGGGCGATTGCCGTGGCGACGATGAAGGAGGCGGAGTTTTTCGCGGCGAATGGCTTCTCGGACATCCTCTACACCGTGAACCTGGAGCCGTCGAAGATCGAGCGTATCGCGCCGCTGCAGGAGGCCGGCGCGCGGGTGTCCGCCGTGCTGGACAGCGCGGCCGCGGCGCACGCGATCGCCGCCGCGCAGCACCGGCTCGCCGGGCCGCTGGAGATCTTCCTGGAGCTCGACAGCGGCACGCACCGCACGGGCTTCCTGCCGGGCGACAGCGAAATCCTGGAGGCAGCGCGCATCCTGGAGGCGGCTCCGAAGCTCGCCCTGCGGGGGACCCTCGCCTTTGGCGGGAAGGGCTACGCCGCCGATCGCGTCGAGGGGACCCGGGCGGCGGCCGAGGCCGAGCGCCGCGCGGCTACCGACGCCGCCGAGGCGATCCGCGCGGCGGACATCGACTGCCCGGACGTCAGCATTGGTTCCACGCCAACGCGCACCCTGGGCGACAGCCTGGAGGGCGTTACGGAAATCCGCCCCGGCGTCTATGTCTTCATGGATCTCATGCAGGTGAAGCTGCACGTCTGCGACTATTCGGACATCGCCGTGACCGTGCTTGCGCGCGTTATCGCGCACAACCAGCGGGAGAACCGGATCTACATCGACGCGGGGGCCCTGGCCCTGTCCAACGATCCCGGCATCCGCCCGCCGGACGGGCCCTATGCGCCCTATGGCCTCTTGCGCGATCCGGAAACGGGCGGCCCCATCTTCGGGCTCGGCGTGTTCAATGTGAACCAGGAGCACGGCTTCGTGCAGTGCGCCGATCCCGAGGCGCCGTTCCCGTTCGATGACTTCCCGCTGGGCGCACCGGTGCGGGTGTTTCCCAACCACGTCTGCCACACGGCGGGCAGCCACGATCGCTACCACGTGATCGGGCCGGACGGATCCCTGATTGGCGAATGGAAGCGCGTTACGGGCTGGTAG
- a CDS encoding phosphatidate cytidylyltransferase produces the protein MNARAALDDPSFRLLGSIVVAALVLAGIILLFSKFVLHKDVSKLWRIYLGWLIMIPVVMAAVLLGRVATITLVSAIALLGFREFARATGLYRDWWMTGAVYLSIGGIFVLAVMPDPFNGRPGWFGMFRTLPVYAIALILAIPVLRNRTQGQLQAVALAMVGFVYVAWMFGHLTFLINSDRPYAYFVFLIVAVEINDIAAFCFGKLFGRRKLRDNVSPNKTWEGSLGALAVSMAFPWLAAPCFPHFGPLQLVLTGLIVGIGGQLGDLSISVIKRDINIKDTGRLIPGHGGILDRIDSLIYTAPLFLHMVNWYYGLYGVR, from the coding sequence ATGAACGCCCGCGCCGCCCTTGACGACCCAAGCTTTCGCCTGCTGGGAAGTATAGTCGTCGCAGCGCTGGTCCTGGCGGGAATTATCCTGCTGTTCTCGAAGTTCGTCCTCCACAAGGACGTTTCCAAACTGTGGCGCATCTATCTGGGCTGGCTCATCATGATTCCCGTGGTGATGGCCGCGGTGCTGCTTGGCCGCGTGGCGACGATTACTCTCGTGTCCGCCATTGCCTTGCTCGGCTTTCGTGAATTCGCCCGTGCGACGGGGCTATACCGTGATTGGTGGATGACCGGGGCGGTCTATCTGTCTATAGGCGGAATCTTCGTACTCGCCGTAATGCCCGATCCGTTTAACGGAAGGCCGGGGTGGTTCGGGATGTTCCGCACATTGCCGGTCTACGCTATCGCCCTCATCCTGGCTATCCCCGTATTGCGAAACCGGACCCAAGGCCAATTGCAGGCCGTGGCGTTGGCCATGGTTGGTTTTGTCTACGTCGCGTGGATGTTTGGGCATCTGACGTTTCTCATCAATTCCGATCGCCCCTACGCCTATTTTGTGTTTCTCATTGTCGCCGTGGAGATTAACGACATCGCCGCGTTCTGCTTCGGGAAGCTCTTTGGCCGGCGCAAGCTTCGCGATAACGTCAGCCCCAACAAGACCTGGGAAGGTTCTCTGGGCGCCCTGGCCGTATCCATGGCGTTCCCCTGGCTCGCGGCGCCGTGCTTCCCCCACTTCGGTCCGCTGCAGCTTGTCCTGACAGGACTCATCGTGGGAATAGGTGGGCAGTTGGGCGACCTTTCGATTAGCGTCATCAAACGAGACATCAACATTAAGGATACCGGAAGGCTGATACCCGGCCACGGGGGTATTCTTGATCGCATCGACAGCCTGATCTACACCGCGCCGCTCTTTCTGCACATGGTCAACTGGTATTACGGCCTTTACGGCGTACGTTGA
- a CDS encoding 1-acyl-sn-glycerol-3-phosphate acyltransferase yields MEDWTYDSARDLDKDLMARLRGFPREPTMVVYALRSLAALMLRCWLKAVHRFRVNGLENLPVSGSYILIGNHSSHWDALCLTSMLPFGMRHRIFPAAAADYFFTSAPHTIFSSVFLNALPFHRRASPQQSLKICQELLRTPGNVLIIFPEGTRSATGELGSFKPGIGLLLAGSDVPVLPCAIRGAFESWPRGRRLPRLTRLEVSVGKPMRVAPKSAGKDAIRSATRELQQAVQALMEAHDERT; encoded by the coding sequence ATGGAGGACTGGACCTACGATAGCGCCCGCGACCTCGACAAGGACCTGATGGCGCGCCTGCGTGGGTTTCCCAGAGAGCCTACCATGGTGGTTTATGCGCTGCGTTCCCTGGCGGCGTTGATGCTCCGGTGCTGGCTGAAGGCCGTACACCGGTTCCGTGTCAACGGGCTGGAGAACTTGCCGGTCTCGGGTTCGTATATTCTCATCGGAAACCATAGCAGCCACTGGGATGCGCTCTGCCTGACCTCGATGTTGCCGTTTGGCATGCGGCACCGGATCTTCCCCGCGGCGGCCGCGGACTATTTCTTCACCAGCGCGCCCCACACCATTTTCTCGTCGGTTTTCTTGAACGCGCTCCCTTTCCACCGCCGCGCAAGCCCCCAGCAGAGCCTGAAAATCTGCCAGGAACTCCTTCGCACGCCCGGGAATGTATTAATCATATTCCCCGAGGGAACGCGCTCCGCGACCGGGGAGCTCGGCTCATTCAAACCGGGTATTGGTCTGCTACTCGCAGGCTCCGATGTGCCCGTGCTGCCCTGCGCCATTCGCGGGGCCTTCGAAAGTTGGCCCAGGGGGCGACGCCTCCCCCGATTGACGCGCCTGGAGGTATCCGTTGGCAAGCCAATGCGCGTTGCTCCGAAAAGCGCCGGCAAAGACGCAATCCGTTCGGCGACCAGAGAACTGCAACAAGCCGTTCAGGCATTGATGGAGGCACACGATGAGCGCACTTGA